Proteins encoded in a region of the Pelmatolapia mariae isolate MD_Pm_ZW linkage group LG16_19, Pm_UMD_F_2, whole genome shotgun sequence genome:
- the mfsd9 gene encoding major facilitator superfamily domain-containing protein 9 isoform X2 has product MYLCGGLHGLVWGEHDHPTAEPSREGSWSKSHCGRYCRIYIWDLATFLEHYSWQLERRGGSEVLSADLPAAQRSRLRPAGDVHQHRFVCTCTDTCGALLSDLVSASERPLVMGHFNAASSVGFILGPVVGGYLTEHEGGFYTSSFTCAAIFIINAGLVWMIPQSETVADRNDTVCRNDTSTGYHENHFSKSVQNGSHTNSHHPLLTAETQQESKSPAKHRGGFRWRDVSFLQPVWKQLSSVGSRIHIVASSDMWDLFLVRLLMAIAIMLYYSNFSLAMEERFSLKPKMTGYLISYSSTLGALAGFLVGPVTQLYKNNMPALLLHSTVLTCTLIFLYAAAPNVWQVLLTSTFFAISTTIGRTCITDLELQRGGVQASGTLIGAGQSVTAVGRILAPLLSGLAQEFSPCGPPSLGVVLALAAVALLLIRIPKWDAREMTKTAKLRNSK; this is encoded by the exons GATCTACATATGGGATCTTGCAACTTTTCTCGAGCACTATAGTT GGCAGCTGGAGCGACGTGGTGGGTCGGAGGTACTCTCTGCTGACCTGCCTGCTGCTCAGCGCTCTAGGCTACGGCCTGCTGGGGATGTCCACCAGCATCGCTTTGTTTGTACTTGCACGGATACCTGTGG AGCTCTGCTGTCTGACCTGGTGTCTGCTTCAGAGCGCCCTCTAGTGATGGGACATTTCAATGCAGCCTCCAGCGTGGGCTTCATCCTGGGCCCTGTGGTGGGTGGCTACCTAACTGAGCATGAAGGAGGCTTTTATACATCCTCTTTTACTTGTGCAGCCATCTTCATTATTAATGCGG GCCTCGTATGGATGATACCACAGAGTGAGACGGTGGCTGACCGTAATGACACTGTCTGCAGAAACGACACGAGTACAGGGTATCACGAAAACCACTTTAGTAAATCTGTACAGAATGGTTCTCATACAAATAGCCACCACCCATTGCTGACAGCAGAGACGCAGCAAGAGTCTAAATCTCCTGCAAAGCATCGTGGTGGTTTCAGGTGGAGGGATGTGTCTTTTCTTCAGCCAGTCTGGAAACAGCTGTCCTCAGTAGGCTCCAGGATCCACATAGTGGCCTCATCTGACATGTGGGACCTCTTCCTCGTGCGTCTTCTGATGGCCATAGCTATCATGCTCTACTACAGTAACTTTTCTTTGGCCATGGAGGAGCGCTTTTCACTCAAACCAAAAATGACCGGTTACCTGATCAGCTACAGCAGCACTCTAGGGGCCCTGGCTGGGTTCCTGGTGGGGCCAGTCACGCAGCTGTATAAGAACAACATGCCCGCTTTACTGCTTCATTCTACGGTGCTCACCTGTACGCTTATTTTCCTCTATGCTGCTGCGCCGAATGTTTGGCAGGTGCTGCTCACCTCCACCTTCTTTGCCATTTCTACCACTATCGGACGGACATGTATCACAGATTTGGAGCTGCAGAGGGGCGGGGTCCAGGCCAGCGGGACTCTGATTGGAGCCGGGCAGTCAGTTACAGCTGTGGGTCGAATCCTGGCTCCTCTCCTGTCTGGTTTGGCGCAAGAGTTCAGCCCTTGCGGCCCCCCAAGTCTAGGAGTGGTGCTGGCCCTCGCAGCTGTGGCTTTACTACTCATCAGAATCCCCAAATGGGACGCGAGGGAGATGACAAAAACAGCCAAACTCAGAAACTCTAAATGA